The Candidatus Delongbacteria bacterium genome has a window encoding:
- a CDS encoding RsiV family protein, which produces MRFTVGRWFAPLLLALTLACPGSLPAQLQVYPCRQRIDSLVVNRPDVEVRILFHGFDSPTGWSGPLTTLLQENAQSRLAGALSVAAETDPVVAGSAGPVFVEEGRMFLVWGSPELVVLRDTYYTYSAGAAHGDENTHFRILAWHKGKLKPVTLADLLKWNRELRNELNRQIEGQLRLLGASAVLEGRWEALDARRLQDAAPTALGLLYVLNLYEAGSRAEGAFEILIPWRALAAWIPAGESLDRMLQE; this is translated from the coding sequence ATGCGCTTCACGGTTGGGAGGTGGTTCGCGCCGCTGCTGCTGGCGCTGACGCTGGCCTGCCCGGGCAGTCTGCCCGCGCAGCTGCAGGTCTATCCCTGCAGACAGCGGATCGATTCGCTGGTGGTGAACCGTCCGGACGTGGAGGTGCGCATCCTCTTCCACGGCTTCGATTCCCCCACGGGCTGGAGTGGTCCGCTCACCACGCTGCTGCAGGAGAACGCCCAGTCCCGCCTGGCGGGCGCGCTCAGCGTGGCGGCGGAGACGGACCCCGTGGTGGCGGGTTCGGCCGGGCCGGTCTTCGTCGAGGAAGGGCGGATGTTCCTGGTCTGGGGCTCGCCCGAGCTGGTCGTGCTGCGTGACACGTACTACACCTACAGCGCGGGCGCCGCCCACGGCGACGAGAACACGCACTTCCGCATCCTGGCCTGGCACAAGGGCAAGCTCAAGCCCGTCACCCTGGCGGATCTGCTGAAGTGGAACCGCGAGCTGCGCAACGAGCTGAACCGGCAGATCGAGGGCCAGCTGCGCCTGCTGGGCGCCTCCGCCGTGCTGGAGGGCCGCTGGGAAGCCCTGGATGCCCGTCGCCTGCAGGACGCGGCGCCCACCGCACTGGGTCTGCTCTACGTGCTGAACCTCTACGAGGCCGGCAGCCGCGCCGAAGGCGCCTTCGAGATCCTGATCCCCTGGCGCGCGCTGGCCGCCTGGATTCCCGCCGGCGAGAGTCTGGACCGCATGCTGCAGGAGTGA
- a CDS encoding right-handed parallel beta-helix repeat-containing protein: MRSVAAGFALFLGCLAATPTLAYTTKTGAVGGQTWSAGTYYVSGNLTVAAGTTLTLEPGVIVKVLASRVVDIDGALVAVGTESQPIIWTSRDDDSVGEAISGSDGVPAPGDWRGMEINGYSTATGSALLEHCIFRYGGQVASGNPNSNLFLNYPDSAELRNCRFSQSLKNGLRLAAASPLLEACAFQSNLEHGLSGTTGGTPTIRACTFTDNGLYAAYLSGINMGSGGGNSGSGNGTNLLAFSGDVADGHRLSANEPGLPWGLLAGTEVANGRTYTLGAGVRIKVLAAAELTVTGTLLVQGAPDSLVVLTSVHDDSVDGDSNSNGAATSPAPGDWRGIFVNGYSGNAGVLAMDHARVCYGGNSTGQADACLALSYADSTHVSHCSLESSAQSGARVFVCAPEFRSCSFLGNTSHGLLGASGLSGPIHDCVFTGNGGSAAYVDADAASYGGNSGSGNAVNAIHFNTADVNAPVRWEANADGFAYVVSGQLMVANGASLTLGPGAVVKGQSASSLEVQGSLIGLGTPDSLVVFTSIHDDGHGGDANNNGTATGPAPGDWYEIRCNGYSGAQGIVHLDHAWLGYGGSSASADDCILNFSYCDEARVDHSTFHGSAVDGIRTTTCRPVLESCAFTGNLRNGAYATGTQAADLLDCSFTGNGAAAAHFINSTLGEMRGCTGSGNGLNGLKLQGCQTAANLTLGPTHDLPLVLSGDLSVSTGDTLVLVPGSVLKGEPASTFEVLGYLIATGAEADPIVLSSLRDDSCGGDTNADGVATSPAPGDWNGVLLSGYGGNDARAWLDHVEVYYGGSLGGNIRSWYATEAVLRDCRSEFSSTAGLEVTWSAPLVEDCVFTNNTTEGVRIVDGGQPMLGDLLDTMGGGNTIAGNLGPYQLYNSSNNVIQACYNDWGVYTQAGIDAVIRDNEEGNPNDEVIFAPYLRQDAPPEISYIHGDADVVRIYWTPVLGVAGYVLESSQEPYAGFTPDGSGAFVRQHWEGVRADAERYYRVRAILPE, encoded by the coding sequence ATGCGCAGCGTAGCGGCGGGTTTCGCCCTGTTCCTGGGTTGTCTGGCGGCGACCCCCACCCTGGCCTACACCACCAAGACCGGCGCCGTGGGCGGCCAGACCTGGAGCGCCGGCACCTACTACGTCAGCGGCAATCTGACCGTGGCCGCGGGCACCACCCTTACGCTGGAGCCCGGCGTGATCGTCAAGGTGCTGGCCTCCCGCGTGGTGGACATCGACGGCGCGCTGGTGGCAGTGGGCACAGAGAGCCAGCCCATCATCTGGACCAGCCGCGACGACGACAGCGTGGGCGAGGCGATCAGCGGCTCCGACGGCGTGCCCGCGCCGGGCGACTGGCGCGGGATGGAGATCAACGGCTACAGCACGGCCACGGGCTCGGCCCTGCTGGAGCACTGCATCTTCCGCTACGGCGGGCAGGTGGCCAGCGGCAACCCCAACTCCAACCTATTCCTCAATTACCCGGACAGCGCGGAGTTGCGGAATTGCCGCTTCTCCCAGAGTCTCAAAAACGGCCTGCGCCTCGCCGCCGCCAGCCCGCTGCTGGAAGCCTGCGCCTTCCAGTCCAATCTGGAGCACGGCCTCTCGGGCACCACGGGCGGCACGCCGACCATCCGCGCCTGCACCTTCACGGACAACGGGCTCTACGCAGCCTACTTGTCCGGCATCAACATGGGCAGCGGCGGCGGGAACAGCGGCAGCGGCAACGGCACCAACCTGCTGGCCTTCAGCGGCGACGTGGCCGACGGCCACAGGCTGTCCGCCAACGAGCCCGGCCTGCCCTGGGGCCTGCTGGCCGGCACGGAGGTGGCGAACGGCCGCACGTACACCCTGGGGGCCGGCGTGCGGATCAAGGTGCTGGCCGCCGCCGAGCTGACCGTGACCGGGACGCTGCTCGTGCAGGGCGCGCCGGACAGCCTGGTGGTGCTCACCTCCGTCCACGATGACAGCGTGGACGGGGACAGCAACAGCAACGGCGCCGCCACCAGCCCCGCCCCCGGCGACTGGCGCGGCATCTTCGTGAACGGCTACAGCGGCAACGCCGGCGTGCTGGCGATGGACCACGCCCGCGTCTGCTACGGCGGGAACTCCACCGGCCAGGCCGACGCCTGCCTGGCCCTCAGCTACGCAGACTCCACCCACGTCTCCCACTGCTCCCTGGAGTCCAGCGCTCAGTCCGGCGCGAGGGTGTTCGTCTGCGCGCCGGAGTTCCGTTCCTGCTCCTTCCTCGGCAACACGAGCCATGGCCTGCTGGGCGCCAGCGGACTCAGCGGCCCCATCCACGACTGCGTGTTCACGGGCAACGGCGGCAGCGCGGCCTATGTGGACGCCGACGCCGCCTCGTACGGCGGCAACAGCGGCAGCGGAAACGCCGTCAACGCCATCCATTTCAACACGGCGGATGTGAACGCACCGGTGCGCTGGGAGGCCAACGCCGACGGGTTCGCCTACGTCGTCTCCGGCCAATTGATGGTGGCCAACGGGGCCAGCCTGACCCTGGGGCCTGGCGCCGTGGTCAAGGGACAGTCCGCCTCCAGCCTGGAGGTGCAGGGCAGCCTGATCGGGCTGGGCACACCGGACAGCCTGGTGGTGTTCACCTCCATCCACGACGACGGCCACGGCGGCGACGCCAACAACAACGGCACCGCCACCGGTCCGGCGCCCGGCGACTGGTACGAGATCAGGTGCAACGGCTACAGCGGGGCCCAGGGCATCGTCCACCTGGACCACGCCTGGCTGGGCTACGGCGGCAGCTCGGCATCTGCGGACGACTGCATCCTGAACTTCAGCTACTGCGACGAGGCCCGGGTCGACCACAGCACCTTCCACGGGAGCGCCGTGGACGGCATCCGTACCACGACCTGCCGGCCCGTGCTGGAGTCCTGCGCCTTCACCGGCAACTTGCGCAACGGCGCCTATGCCACGGGAACCCAGGCCGCCGACCTGCTGGACTGCTCCTTCACGGGGAACGGCGCCGCCGCGGCTCACTTCATCAACTCCACGCTGGGCGAGATGCGCGGCTGCACGGGCTCCGGCAACGGTCTCAACGGACTGAAACTGCAAGGGTGCCAGACCGCCGCCAACCTGACCCTGGGACCCACCCACGATCTGCCCTTGGTGCTGTCCGGCGACCTCTCTGTCAGCACCGGGGACACGCTGGTCCTGGTGCCCGGATCCGTCCTCAAGGGCGAACCCGCCTCCACTTTCGAGGTGCTGGGCTACCTGATCGCGACGGGCGCGGAGGCGGATCCCATCGTGCTCAGCTCGCTGCGAGACGACAGCTGCGGCGGGGACACCAACGCCGACGGCGTTGCCACGTCCCCAGCCCCCGGCGACTGGAACGGGGTGCTCCTGAGCGGCTACGGTGGGAACGACGCCCGCGCCTGGCTGGACCACGTGGAGGTGTACTACGGCGGCTCGCTGGGCGGCAACATCCGCAGTTGGTATGCCACGGAGGCCGTCCTGCGTGATTGCCGCAGCGAGTTCTCCTCCACGGCCGGGCTGGAGGTCACGTGGAGCGCGCCCCTGGTGGAGGACTGCGTGTTCACCAACAACACCACCGAAGGGGTGCGCATCGTCGACGGCGGCCAGCCCATGCTGGGGGACTTGCTGGACACCATGGGCGGTGGCAACACCATCGCGGGCAACCTGGGGCCTTACCAGCTCTACAACAGCTCCAACAACGTCATCCAGGCGTGTTACAACGACTGGGGCGTCTACACGCAGGCGGGCATCGACGCTGTGATCCGCGATAACGAAGAGGGCAACCCGAATGACGAGGTGATCTTCGCGCCGTACCTGCGGCAGGACGCGCCGCCGGAGATCAGCTACATCCACGGGGATGCAGACGTAGTGCGGATCTATTGGACTCCCGTGCTGGGTGTGGCGGGCTACGTTCTGGAGAGCAGCCAGGAACCCTACGCCGGATTCACGCCGGACGGGAGCGGCGCCTTCGTGAGACAGCACTGGGAGGGCGTGCGCGCGGACGCCGAGCGCTACTATCGAGTGCGGGCCATCCTGCCCGAGTAG
- a CDS encoding Rrf2 family transcriptional regulator, whose translation MISQTAEYALRAMVFLAENPDAAHPVPRIAEHTQVPAGYLSKVLQALARAGLVSSQRGLGGGFRLSRTVAEISLLDVVNSVSPIQRITCCPLGLAHHTERLCALHHRLDEAIGLFETSFRDTRLSDLLAGNPGQTFRLAE comes from the coding sequence ATGATCTCCCAGACAGCGGAATATGCGTTGAGGGCCATGGTTTTCCTGGCCGAGAACCCGGATGCGGCCCATCCCGTGCCGCGCATCGCCGAGCACACCCAGGTGCCGGCGGGCTATCTGTCCAAGGTGTTGCAGGCGCTGGCGCGCGCCGGGTTGGTGAGCTCCCAGCGCGGGCTGGGCGGCGGTTTCCGGCTCAGCCGCACCGTGGCGGAAATCAGCCTGCTGGACGTGGTGAACAGCGTGTCGCCCATCCAGCGCATCACCTGTTGCCCGCTGGGCCTGGCGCATCACACGGAGCGGCTCTGCGCCCTCCACCACCGGCTGGATGAGGCCATCGGCCTCTTCGAAACCAGCTTCCGTGACACGCGCCTGTCCGATCTGCTGGCCGGCAATCCGGGACAGACGTTCCGGCTGGCGGAGTGA
- a CDS encoding cytochrome c, translated as MLSKSQAKLFFLGGTALFSLVFLGLTVDTIRQTPTRTVEASLDASVLRGRMIWDKKNCMGCHTILGEGAYYAPELTQVLERRDENWVRGFLRNPQAFYPGRRKMVQYDFSEEEITDLIAYLRWMGQVDTNGFPFAPPLREAAARATRSSEGVAQ; from the coding sequence ATGCTGTCCAAAAGCCAAGCCAAGCTCTTCTTCCTGGGCGGCACCGCCCTGTTCAGTCTGGTCTTCCTGGGGTTGACGGTGGACACCATCCGCCAGACGCCGACCCGCACCGTGGAAGCCTCGCTGGACGCCAGCGTGCTGCGCGGGAGGATGATCTGGGACAAGAAGAATTGCATGGGCTGCCACACCATCCTGGGCGAGGGCGCCTACTACGCCCCGGAGCTGACCCAGGTGCTGGAGCGCCGCGACGAGAACTGGGTGCGCGGGTTCCTGCGCAATCCGCAGGCCTTCTACCCGGGCCGGCGCAAGATGGTCCAGTACGACTTCAGCGAGGAGGAGATCACGGATCTCATCGCCTACCTGCGCTGGATGGGCCAGGTGGACACCAACGGCTTCCCCTTCGCCCCGCCCTTGCGCGAGGCGGCGGCGCGGGCCACGCGCAGCAGTGAAGGAGTCGCCCAGTGA
- a CDS encoding cbb3-type cytochrome c oxidase subunit I: MKYKSQQVAYLFFATSMALLALQLVYGFIMGFAHMGLDGLHDLIPFNTARAVHTNLLVVWLLTGFMGAAYYILPEEAERELWSVKLAVIQWAALVIVGLVAIAGFHVGWWEGRKFLEIPRPLDYLVVADVLLFLFVIGMTVWKGRRFTTTGLVLFGGLLSAALLYLPGMWTFQNHVLDSYFRWWVVHLWVEGVWELIMGSILAYLLIKLTGVDREVVEKWLYIIVGLTFLSGILGTGHHYYWMGAPKYWLIVGGVFSALEPLAFLGMALWTVALSRRGGRKHPNRIALFWSVGTGIMSFVGAGFLGFAHTLPQVNAYTHGTLVVAMHGHLAFWGAYAMLVLGMITYAMPQLTGRRLFDGWIPDWAFWTSNIGMIGMTGAFGVAGVAQVYLERLVGMDFLEVQEALHVHFLGLVLAATLFSVGIGLFIWNFIRYGLPKDEQVGAPELDSNS; this comes from the coding sequence GTGAAGTACAAATCGCAACAGGTGGCCTACCTCTTCTTCGCCACCAGCATGGCCCTGCTGGCGCTGCAGCTGGTCTACGGCTTCATCATGGGCTTCGCCCACATGGGGCTGGACGGGCTGCACGACCTCATCCCCTTCAACACGGCGCGCGCCGTGCACACCAACCTGCTGGTGGTCTGGCTGCTGACGGGCTTCATGGGCGCCGCGTACTACATCCTGCCGGAAGAGGCGGAGCGCGAGTTGTGGAGCGTCAAGCTGGCCGTGATCCAGTGGGCCGCGCTGGTGATCGTCGGGCTGGTGGCCATCGCCGGCTTCCACGTGGGCTGGTGGGAGGGCCGCAAGTTCCTGGAAATCCCGCGGCCGCTGGACTACCTGGTGGTGGCGGACGTGCTGCTGTTCCTCTTCGTGATCGGCATGACGGTGTGGAAGGGACGGCGCTTCACCACCACCGGCCTGGTGCTGTTCGGCGGCCTGCTCTCGGCGGCCCTGCTCTACCTGCCCGGAATGTGGACCTTCCAGAACCACGTCCTCGACAGCTACTTCCGCTGGTGGGTCGTGCACCTGTGGGTGGAAGGCGTCTGGGAGCTGATCATGGGCTCCATCCTCGCCTACCTGCTGATCAAGCTCACCGGCGTGGACCGCGAAGTGGTGGAGAAGTGGCTCTACATCATCGTCGGGCTCACCTTCCTCTCCGGCATCCTGGGCACGGGCCACCACTACTATTGGATGGGCGCGCCCAAATACTGGCTCATCGTCGGCGGCGTGTTCTCCGCGCTGGAACCGCTGGCCTTCCTGGGCATGGCCCTCTGGACCGTGGCCCTCAGCCGGCGCGGCGGGCGCAAGCATCCCAACCGCATCGCGCTGTTCTGGAGCGTGGGCACGGGCATCATGAGTTTCGTGGGCGCGGGCTTTCTGGGCTTCGCCCACACGCTGCCCCAGGTCAACGCCTACACCCACGGCACGCTGGTGGTGGCCATGCACGGGCACCTGGCTTTCTGGGGCGCCTACGCCATGCTGGTGCTGGGGATGATCACCTACGCCATGCCGCAGCTGACCGGACGCCGACTCTTCGACGGCTGGATCCCCGACTGGGCCTTCTGGACGAGCAACATCGGCATGATCGGGATGACCGGCGCCTTCGGCGTGGCCGGCGTGGCCCAGGTCTATCTGGAGCGCCTCGTGGGCATGGACTTTCTCGAGGTGCAGGAGGCGCTGCACGTGCACTTCCTCGGTCTGGTGCTGGCGGCCACGCTGTTCAGCGTGGGCATCGGCCTCTTCATCTGGAACTTCATCCGCTACGGGTTGCCCAAGGACGAGCAGGTGGGCGCCCCCGAGTTGGACTCCAACTCCTGA
- a CDS encoding CbbQ/NirQ/NorQ/GpvN family protein, whose amino-acid sequence MLPLAVHESLPWYHPTGRECEVFEIAFQNRLPLMLKGPTGCGKTRLVEHMAARLGRPLVTVCCHDDTSVTDLLGRWLIRGGETVWQDGPATRALRQGAILYLDELIEARPDVITALHPLSDHRRRLFVERHDEEVEAEDGFMLVVSFNPGYTRGLKELKPSTRQRFLGISFDYPDAEAEARILAGETGIEAAQAKRLAVLGGKLRGLKELGFAEPASTRLLVNAARLIQAGMPPRLACDTALVEPLSDDPDLLRSLRDLVRLAF is encoded by the coding sequence ATGTTGCCCCTGGCTGTCCATGAGTCGCTGCCCTGGTATCACCCCACCGGGCGCGAGTGCGAGGTCTTCGAGATCGCCTTCCAGAACCGTCTGCCCCTGATGTTGAAGGGCCCCACCGGTTGCGGCAAGACCCGGCTGGTGGAGCACATGGCCGCCCGTCTGGGCCGCCCGCTGGTCACGGTCTGCTGCCACGACGACACCAGCGTGACGGATCTGCTGGGTCGCTGGCTGATTCGCGGCGGCGAGACGGTCTGGCAGGACGGCCCGGCCACCCGCGCGCTGCGCCAGGGGGCCATCCTCTACCTGGATGAATTGATCGAAGCCCGCCCGGACGTGATCACCGCCCTGCATCCGCTCAGCGACCACCGCCGCCGCCTGTTCGTGGAGCGCCACGACGAGGAGGTGGAGGCGGAGGACGGCTTCATGCTGGTGGTCAGTTTCAACCCCGGCTACACGCGCGGCCTGAAGGAACTGAAACCCAGCACGCGGCAGCGTTTCCTGGGCATCAGTTTCGACTACCCCGACGCCGAGGCCGAGGCGCGCATCCTGGCGGGCGAGACGGGGATCGAGGCCGCCCAGGCCAAGCGCCTGGCCGTACTGGGCGGCAAACTGCGCGGACTGAAGGAGCTGGGTTTCGCCGAGCCGGCCTCCACCCGGCTGCTGGTGAACGCCGCGCGGCTGATCCAGGCGGGCATGCCGCCGCGATTGGCTTGTGACACGGCGCTGGTGGAGCCCCTCAGCGACGACCCCGACTTGTTGCGCTCCCTGCGCGACCTGGTGCGCCTGGCCTTCTGA
- a CDS encoding VWA domain-containing protein, which yields MNAPPRASRPPSLELDWEERLFTGLRALWRRWRSAPVRPDPGYDTSLLLPRLLLPVQLLAGWPCRLATAQGCGGLQPEGLVLPAFLPQVEDADAALDSLLAFSLLGAQMLAREDLPDSQAPGLLLLDSLRRAAEARRELLDEWPGARPLLERSEARARATRPELDRLPEAARVVEELRQLALAGGQPWLQDKWRRRLGGLTVLPAESPPLSCWPEWLAVAAVAGGLGIPADLQQPESSTGTEVEMPARTDIEQVRLSGKDLQEQVLQHIFEKVQTADEYRGGTRQTDGEDELQDQLEALQEVDLRHVIRGGEAAQSILRADLRLDPGIPDVADEEAEGGLPYPEWDQRSGRHREAWCRVFPAQPRATDAGWAAGRLPELEPQIRRLQRVLERERERPEPVPRQEDGEQLDTDAYAEDAGSLRAGHDAAGRWYVQDRRKRPDLALTLLLDVSLSSDAWVGERRVLDLCKDAALVLGEVMRRLGEELEILAFHSRTRHHCRVWRVHERGGDWSLGRARLGGLQPEGYTRMGPALRYATDRLAAVASRRRLLLVITDGRPTDFDRYEGRHGMADVRHALREARSRGVHTHALALDPRARAALPSMLGDGHWQLLRRPAELPDLLTTIYGRLSV from the coding sequence ATGAACGCGCCCCCCCGCGCATCCCGCCCTCCCAGCCTCGAGCTGGACTGGGAGGAGCGGCTCTTCACGGGCCTGCGCGCCCTCTGGCGCCGTTGGCGATCCGCGCCGGTCAGGCCGGATCCCGGCTACGACACGAGCCTGCTGCTGCCCCGCCTGCTTCTACCAGTCCAACTGCTGGCCGGCTGGCCCTGCCGGTTGGCCACGGCGCAGGGCTGCGGCGGTTTGCAGCCGGAAGGCCTCGTGCTGCCCGCTTTTCTGCCCCAGGTGGAAGACGCGGACGCGGCGCTGGACTCGCTGCTCGCCTTCAGCCTGCTGGGCGCCCAGATGCTGGCCCGGGAGGATCTGCCCGACTCCCAGGCGCCCGGACTCCTGCTGCTGGACAGCCTGCGGCGGGCCGCCGAGGCCCGGCGGGAGCTGCTGGACGAGTGGCCGGGCGCGCGTCCGCTGCTGGAGCGGAGCGAGGCGCGGGCGCGGGCCACCCGGCCGGAATTGGACCGGCTGCCGGAGGCTGCCCGGGTGGTGGAAGAATTGCGGCAACTGGCCCTGGCCGGCGGTCAGCCCTGGCTGCAGGACAAATGGCGTCGGCGGCTGGGCGGTCTGACCGTGCTTCCGGCAGAGTCGCCGCCCCTCTCCTGCTGGCCGGAATGGCTGGCGGTGGCCGCCGTGGCGGGAGGACTGGGCATCCCGGCGGACCTGCAGCAGCCGGAGAGTTCCACCGGCACCGAGGTCGAAATGCCGGCGCGGACCGACATCGAACAGGTCCGGCTCTCCGGCAAGGATCTGCAGGAGCAGGTGCTTCAGCACATCTTCGAGAAGGTCCAGACCGCCGACGAGTACCGCGGCGGCACGCGCCAGACCGATGGCGAGGACGAGTTGCAGGACCAACTGGAGGCGCTGCAGGAGGTGGATCTGCGCCACGTGATCCGCGGCGGCGAGGCGGCCCAGAGCATCCTGCGCGCCGACCTGCGGCTGGATCCGGGCATCCCCGACGTGGCGGACGAGGAGGCAGAGGGCGGTCTGCCCTACCCGGAGTGGGACCAGCGGAGCGGGCGCCACCGCGAGGCCTGGTGTCGCGTTTTCCCGGCGCAGCCCCGCGCCACGGACGCCGGCTGGGCGGCGGGCCGCCTCCCGGAACTGGAACCCCAGATCCGCCGGCTGCAGCGCGTGCTGGAGCGCGAACGCGAGCGCCCGGAGCCCGTGCCGCGGCAGGAGGACGGCGAGCAGTTGGACACGGACGCCTACGCCGAGGACGCCGGCTCCCTGCGCGCCGGGCACGACGCGGCGGGGCGCTGGTACGTGCAGGACCGGCGCAAGCGGCCGGATCTGGCCTTGACCCTGCTGCTGGACGTCTCCCTTTCCAGCGACGCCTGGGTGGGCGAGCGGCGCGTGCTGGACCTCTGCAAGGACGCCGCGCTCGTGCTGGGCGAGGTGATGCGCCGGCTGGGGGAGGAGCTGGAGATTCTGGCCTTCCACTCCCGCACGCGCCACCACTGCCGCGTCTGGCGCGTGCACGAGCGGGGCGGGGACTGGAGCCTGGGCCGTGCGCGGCTGGGGGGCCTGCAGCCGGAGGGCTACACGCGCATGGGGCCGGCCCTGCGCTATGCGACGGACCGTCTGGCCGCGGTGGCCTCGCGGCGGCGCCTGCTGCTGGTGATCACCGACGGGCGTCCGACGGATTTCGACCGCTACGAAGGCCGCCACGGCATGGCCGACGTGCGCCACGCCCTGCGCGAGGCCCGCAGCCGCGGCGTGCACACCCACGCCCTGGCGCTGGATCCGCGCGCCCGCGCGGCCCTGCCCAGCATGCTGGGGGACGGACACTGGCAGCTGCTGCGCCGGCCCGCCGAGTTGCCGGACCTGCTCACCACCATCTACGGGCGACTCTCCGTATGA
- a CDS encoding cytochrome c oxidase subunit 3, which yields MSRPSARMVTHDHDVPGDKAMWVFIFAELVTFLLFFLVFAWLERGDPAGFAAGRSDLHPGLGLLNTLVLLTGGALALAGVRRLEADGAQNGRAAGQWFSAAAITGLAFSAVKLTEFAGLFAQGRHLSSSTFHFFYFFLCFIHLAHVWLGMALLLWARRRAGRERPAAERLSAWQAAAAYWHMVDLVWLVLFPLVYLGGGRP from the coding sequence ATGAGCCGGCCCTCCGCCCGGATGGTGACACACGACCACGACGTGCCCGGCGACAAGGCCATGTGGGTGTTCATCTTCGCCGAGCTGGTCACCTTTCTGCTGTTCTTCCTGGTGTTCGCCTGGTTGGAGCGCGGCGATCCCGCGGGATTCGCCGCCGGGCGGTCGGACCTGCACCCGGGACTGGGCCTGCTCAACACGCTGGTCCTGCTCACGGGCGGGGCGCTGGCCCTGGCGGGCGTGCGTCGGCTGGAGGCGGATGGTGCGCAAAACGGACGAGCCGCGGGGCAGTGGTTTTCTGCCGCCGCGATCACGGGCCTGGCCTTCAGCGCCGTCAAGCTGACGGAGTTCGCCGGCCTGTTCGCCCAGGGACGGCACCTGTCCAGCTCCACCTTCCACTTCTTCTACTTCTTCCTCTGCTTTATCCATCTGGCCCACGTCTGGCTGGGGATGGCCCTGCTGCTCTGGGCCCGCCGCCGCGCCGGGCGGGAGCGGCCCGCGGCGGAGCGCCTCTCCGCCTGGCAGGCCGCCGCCGCGTACTGGCACATGGTGGATCTGGTCTGGCTCGTGCTCTTTCCCCTGGTCTACCTGGGCGGAGGCCGCCCGTGA